The Theropithecus gelada isolate Dixy chromosome 11, Tgel_1.0, whole genome shotgun sequence genome includes a region encoding these proteins:
- the LOC112635340 gene encoding taste receptor type 2 member 64-like, which produces MMYFLFIILSILLVFAFVLGNFANGFIALVNVIDWVKTRKISLVDQILTALVIYRIGLLWAILLYWYVTMFNSALCSSEVRIFASNISAIINHFSIWLAASLSIFYLLKIANFSNLIFLHLQKRIKSVVRVMLLGPLVFLICNLAVVTTDEGVWTKEYEGNVTWKIKLKNAIHLSNLTISTLANLIPFTLTLICFLLLICSLCKHLKKMQLHGKGSQDLSTKVHIKSLQTVISFLMLFAIYFLCLISLTWSPWKQQSKLVFLLCQTLAIMYPSFHSFILIMGNRKLKQTFLSVLWQVTC; this is translated from the coding sequence ATGATGTATTTTCTGTTCATCATTTTATCAATTCTGTTAGTGTTTGCATTTGTTCTTGGAAATTTTGCCAATGGCTTCATAGCTCTAGTAAATGTCATTGACTGGGTTAAGACAAGAAAGATTTCCTTAGTTGACCAAATTCTCACTGCTCTCGTGATCTACAGAATTGGTTTACTCTGGGCCATATTATTATATTGGTATGTAACTATGTTTAATTCGGCTTTATGTAGTTCAGAAGTAAGAATTTTTGCTTCTAATATCTCGGCAATAATCAACCATTTCAGCATCTGGCTTGCTGCTAGCCTCAGCATATTTTATTTGCTCAAGATTGCCAATTTCTCCAACCTTATTTTTCTCCACCTACAGAAGAGAATTAAGAGTGTTGTTCGGGTGATGCTGTTGGGGCCCTTGGTATTTTTGATTTGTAATCTTGCTGTGGTAACCACGGATGAGGGTGTGTGGACAAAAGAATATGAAGGAAATGTGACTTGGAAGATCAAATTGAAGAATGCAATACACCTTTCAAACTTGACTATAAGCACGCTAGCAAACCTCATACCCTTCACTCTGACCCTAATATgttttctgctgttaatctgttCTCTGTGTAAACATCTCAAGAAGATGCAGCTCCATGGCAAAGGATCTCAAGATCTCAGCACCAAGGTCCACATAAAATCTCTGCAAACTGTGATCTCCTTCCTCATGTTGTTTGCCATTTACTTTCTGTGTCTAATCAGTTTAACCTGGAGTCCTTGGAAACAGCAGAGCAAACTTGTATTTCTGCTTTGCCAAACTCTTGCAATCATGTATCCTTCATTCCACTCCTTCATCCTGATTATGGGAAATAGGAAACTAAAACAgacttttctttcagttttgtggCAGGTGACATGCTGA